TCCAACTCCTGCTTTTAGGATTTTTGGCCAGTCTCTGGCTGATCTGGCCTATTGGCTACCAGGCCCAGGCTATCTTGATCAACGACAACCTAGTAGCCACCTTTCCCACCCTGCGCCCCAATATCCCAGTCTATCAGCAAGGGGATATTGCCTATGCCGATGTCACCCTGGATGGAGGACGATCGCACTTTAGCTTCATTGAATCAGCAGTTTCGTTTACAAAGTGTCTCCGCAGGAGAATCGCCCCTCACTCTGGAAAGAAAAATTCTGCTGAATCTTCATCCACGGGTTCACGATTGCGATAGTATGCCTCCAAGTCTTCTGGGCTGACAGGATTCTCAGTGGGGTTCTCAAAAAATGCCTTAACGCGAATATAGCGCCGTAAACCCTCTGCTCCGGCATCTTCTCGCGTAGCCTCTTTGAAATCATCCGGGAAGGTTTCACTCACCTTAATCCAGGCTTCCTGCAAAATCGCTTCAACTTTAGAACTGGGAGCATTGTCTATCAGTGTCTCCAAGGCTTCCAGAATAGCGATCGTCTGAAGAATTTCGGGAGTAATGTCTGATCCAGCCATTTGTTTGCTGCCATCAACGTCATCTGGATAAGTGATTGAGCCAGTGAGCGCGCAACTCTGAGATCGTTTTAGGGGGAGAGTAGCGATCGCGCCAGACTGTCGGAAGCGCATACCAGCATTCCAACAGAGTCGGTATCCCCAGTTGCAACTGGTTCAAGACATCCACCTGCGCGAAGACCTGCTGTGCCGGTTCTGATAACACCAATTGTCCTTCATGCAGCACAATCACCCAATCTGCCCAGGCATAAGCAAGATCAAGGTCGTGGGTCGCCATCACAATCGTCGTGCCGCTGGCATGGATGCGATCGAGTTCTTCAAATAAATAACGAGCTTGCCGCCGATCCAGATAGGCAGTGGGTTCATCCAGCAGCAACAACTCCGGTTTTAATGCCATCACACCCGCCAGTGCCACCCGTCGCTTTTGCCCCAGACTGAGGTGATGGAGGGGGCGATCGGCGAGATCTTGAAGGGAAAAGTCGAGCAAGGTTTGATGCAGACGTTGGGCAACTTCGGCTTTGGACAAGGACAAATTGCAGAGTCCGTAGGAAATATCTTCAGCAACAGTCGCCGCAACCAGTTGTTGTTCCGGGTCT
The window above is part of the Synechococcales cyanobacterium T60_A2020_003 genome. Proteins encoded here:
- a CDS encoding ABC transporter ATP-binding protein produces the protein MLLPLLKFQTVSYTYPGASHPAIQNLSLTIFAGQKIVILGHNGCGKSTLLFLANGLYRCSSGVISWKEDPLRYHAPILNQWRQRIGLAFQDPEQQLVAATVAEDISYGLCNLSLSKAEVAQRLHQTLLDFSLQDLADRPLHHLSLGQKRRVALAGVMALKPELLLLDEPTAYLDRRQARYLFEELDRIHASGTTIVMATHDLDLAYAWADWVIVLHEGQLVLSEPAQQVFAQVDVLNQLQLGIPTLLECWYALPTVWRDRYSPPKTISELRAHWLNHLSR